In the Paenibacillus sp. FSL R7-0337 genome, CAAAAGGTTACGGAGCTCATCAGCATCACAAGAATGAACATGGACGCCGCCGTCAGGGCCGGATGTCTCTTGATCCAGGTGATGAAGGCTCTTTCCTTCTTGGGTTTCGGTAATGAATCCATAATCCGGCTAACCATATCCTCCGAGGCCACAGGTGCCTGGTGCATCAGGGAAAACATCAGCATATCGGTCTGTTCCAGTTCTTTGAACCTCGCACGGCACTCCGTACAGGATAAAAGATGCTCCTTCAATTCCCTCTGCTGCAGGTCGGGCAAGTCGTCATCCAGGTAGTCGTGCATCATAGAGACGGCCAGTTTGCATTCCATAGGAGCCAATCCTTTCATACGTGCTAATTTAGTGCATAAGACTTGCTTAACTTACATACGTCCCTGCCCTGCAGGAGTTTCATAAAAAATAATCTATTTTTACAATTTAGGTCCTAACTTCTTACGCAAAAACTCACGGCCCCGGTGCACCCGGGTCTTAATCGTCGTCACGGGCATATCCAGCACATCGCCGATCTCCTGAAGCGACAAATCCTGCAGATACCGCAGAATCATCACCGACCTGTACTTCACGGGCAGGCTGTCGATGGCTTCATAGATGAGTCTCTGTGTCTCCGAGAGCAGCAGTTCCGTCTCCGGTGTCACATTATCGCTCGGAATCATCGAATACCCGTCAATCCCCTCCTGGTCGTTCATCTCGGCATCCAGGGAATAGGTCGGGCGCCGCTTACGCAGCCGGTCAATGCAGAGGTTCGTGCCAATCCGGTAGATCCATGTCGAGAACTTCTGCTTATCATCATACCTGTCCAGATTTCTGTAGACGCGCAAAAAAGTCTCCTGAACAACATCCTCCGCCTCATGGCGGTTATTCAGCATACGGTAAGCCAAATGATAAATTTTGTCTTTATATAGTTCCACAAGCTCGGCAAATGCCCTTTGGTCACCCTTCAGGGCGAGCTTTGTCAGTCTGCCTTCCAGATTCTCCACCTGTTAACTCCCCCAGACTTGCCGCCCTTGGACTGTCAGCTCTTCGAAGACCACGGTACAAGCATTTAAATCGTAAATCATGTGTGTTCAAAAATCAAGGTTTGTATTGTTACCTTCTATATAATGTGCTGGAAAAGCTTGCTGCCAGGTTGGCTGGAGGTCCCCTGGACCCCTGGCGGCTGATTAGTCGGGGGCTGCGCAGAACATTTGGACTTCCGGTCGCTGTTATTGGCAAATTTCCTGATTGGAACCGCTAGCTGCGGTTGAAATCTGCCAATAAAGGCGAACGCTATCGCTCCTGCAGTTCCAAATTTCCGCTCCGCCTCCTCCATCAGCCTGGGTTCCCCTACTACCGCTTTTCTTGTTGCCCAAAGTATATCTCAGGCAACAATGGGGTGGGGCATGGGCTCGGCCGGGTCTTTGACTCCCGGCCTCCCTTGAACGACAGAAACCCCGTCCCTCCTCTAGGTAAGAGGCGAACGGGGTTGAAGAACAACGGATTCAACATCTTAAAGCGGCTTCGCCGACTTTTTAGATCAACTGCGAAAGCGAAAAACCAACTACTACAGGCACATCAGCCGGTATTCCGAAGACCGGCGGCAATACCATTGATCGTGAGCAGCACCTCACGCAGCAACTCAGCGTCATCCCCCTCAACCTCACGCAGGGCGCGAAGCTCGGCGAGGAGCTGAACCTGCAGGTAGCTGAGCGGATCAACATACGGATTACGCAGGCGGATGGATTCCTGAATGACCGGAACATTATCCAGAATATCCTGCTGGCCGGTAATCTGAAGGATCAGCTCGGAGGTCAGCTTGAACTCGGCCTCGATCTGGCCGAAGATCCGCGCGCGTGCCTCCTCGTTCTTGCCCATCCCTGCGTATTCCTTGGCGATGACAAGATCCGCCTTCGCAATAGCCATCTGCAGCGTATCGATCAGGGTCGTGAAGAACGAGAAGTTAGCATACATATGCTGCATAATCTTCATATTCTCTTCCTTGCCCTCATAGAAGCTCTGCAGACCGGTTCCGGCGGCATACCATGCTGGAAGCAGATAACGGCTCTGCGTCCAAGCGAATACCCAAGGAATTGCACGCAGGTCTTCGAAGCGCTCGCTATTCTTCCGCTTCGAAGGGCGTGAACCGATATTCAGCTCACCAACCTCCGGTAGCGGCGTGGACTCTTTGAAGTACGTAAGGAAATCCGGATCACGGAAGATCAGATCCTGATACTTATTCAGGGAGACTTCAGAGATGCGGGCAATAATCTCATCCCACTTGGCTTCATACAGATCCGCCTGTGGCGATCTGGCATGAATAGCCGCCGTAATGAGCGCAGATGTCGCCTGCTCCAGACTGCGGTAAGCAATGCCTTTCATCGAATACCGGGAAGAGATAACCTCACCCTGCTCGGTAATCTTAATCCCGCCGCCGATGGTGGAAGCCGGCTGGGCCAGAATACTCCGGTTGAGCGGCATACCGCCGCGTCCGAGGGCGCCGCCCCGTCCGTGGAAGAACTTCAGCTTAATGCCGAACTCATCGGCAGTCGCTGTGATCTGCTTCAGGGCCACACGCAGCTCCCAGTTCGCTGTAACCACACCGCCATCTTTATTACTGTCGGAATACCCCAGCATGATCTCCTGCAGATCATTCATCGCACTGACGGCATCACGGTAGATCGGCATGCTGAGCAGCGTACGCATAATCTGCGGCGCATCATGCAGGTCGTCAATCGTCTCGAACAGCGGCACCGCCTGCAGAGTACAGACTACCGTACCGTCGTTGTCTTTGCGGAACAAGCCGACTTCCTTGGAGAAGACCATAACCTCCAGAATATCGCTTGCCGCCTCCGCCATACTGATCAGATAGCTAGTGATGCACTGCTTGCCGTATTCCTCCTGCGCCTCATAGATCGCACGGTATACCGCCAGGCATTCCTCTGTCCCTTCACTATAAGACTGGTAAGGGGAAGTCAGCGGTCGAGGATCATTCAGCAGTTTCTCCAGCAGCACAATCTTCTCTTGCTCCGACAGCTTGGAATAATCCGGCGTAACATTCATCTTAGCCAGAACCTCTGTCATTGCATTCTCATGCTCCTGGCTGTGCTGGCGGACATCCAGTGTAGAGGTGTGGAAGCCGAACAGCTCCACCTGACGAATCAGCTTCTTAATGTAGGTATCTGCTACATAATCGGCATAGTGATGCCGCAGGCTGCGGTCAATCACGTTCAGGTCGTCGATGAATTGCGCTGGGGATGCGTAGCGCTCTGGTGTTCCTTTTTTCTCATCGTCCAGCACATTCTGGGTCTTCGAGATCATATAGCTGAGCTTAATCCGGTAAGGCTCGTTATCATTACGCCAGGCATCAACCCGGTTGAGATTGATAATATTCCGGTCTGCCTCAATGGATTCCAGCAGCTCCGGCGTCACATTCACAATGCTTGTACTAAAGCTGAGATACTGCATCAGCTCGCGCATAATACGCTGGTATTCACGAATAGCCAGCTTGCGCTGCAGACGGAGGGTCTGTAAGGTAACGGATGCCTTCACTGAAGGGTTGCCGTCTCGGTCTCCCCCGATCCATGAACCGAAACGCAAATAGGTCGGCACATGCCAGTTCTGGCCCGGATAATATTTGCTCAGACAACGCTCAAGCTCCTGATATACATCCGGCAGCACTTCAAAAATCGTCTCATGGAAGTAATACATCCCGTTACGCACTTCATCCAGCACCGTAGGCTTGCGGTCGCGCAGTTCATCAGTCTGCCACAAGGTAATAACCTCATTCAGCAGCTTCTCCCGGAGCTGTTCGCGTTCGCGGAAGGTTAGCGTCGGATTATCCAAGCCCATGACGTCGTCGGAGATCCGTTTGTGGATATCGAGAATCGCACGGCGCATAGCTTCTGTAGGGTGAGCGGTCATAACCAGCTCGAGCGACATGCCGCTCATGATCTCAAGAACTTCTTCGAGGGAGAAATCCCGTTCGCGAAGCTCCTGAACCGCGCTCTCAATCGACCCCGGCTGTACAGTCTCCCCGGCAGAACGTTCGTAGTCGCGTTTACGGCGAATCCGGTGGTTCTGCTCGGCGATATTCACCAGCTGAAAATAAATCGCGAAAGCACGGATCACCTGATGGCGATTCTCCGGATCCAGTGAGCTGATCAGCTCTTTAAATTCATTGTGCAGTTCAGGCAAAAACAGTGAGCGCAGCGATTTGCTGGTCTCCCGGATCTTCTCCACGATATCCAGCAGTTCGTTGCCGCCTTGGTGTACCAAGACTTCGCCCAGTATGTTCCCCAGGAACCGTACGTCTCGCCGCAGCAGATTGTTGGAGTTGCTTTTGCTAACGGCAGTCGTAAGTTCGGTCATGCTGCTCCCCCCATCCTCTTCCGGATCAATGCTCTTAACATTGTCTATTTGAAAAGCTTTCTACATATCATACAATAAAACAGCCCGGAAATCTTCAACTTTATTGCGCGGTAAAGCAGTGCAGTAATTTCGATTATACACTAACCCGGCTATTTATGCAGTCAAAAATAATTATGTAATTCTTCCTATTATATTCTCTCTTTTATAGGTGTTATATGTAGTAGTTGTGTAAAGTTACATGACGTAAAACGACAAAAAAGCCAGCTCCGCAGAGCCGGCCGTTGATT is a window encoding:
- a CDS encoding zf-HC2 domain-containing protein; translated protein: MECKLAVSMMHDYLDDDLPDLQQRELKEHLLSCTECRARFKELEQTDMLMFSLMHQAPVASEDMVSRIMDSLPKPKKERAFITWIKRHPALTAASMFILVMLMSSVTFWNQDRQLVVRGADLDQVVIKGNTVIVPSGKIISGDLTVENGKTQVYGEVNGNVTVIDGSLYQASTAHISGQVKSIDQAVSWIWYKVTNMFSEVAYR
- the sigW gene encoding RNA polymerase sigma factor SigW, with the translated sequence MENLEGRLTKLALKGDQRAFAELVELYKDKIYHLAYRMLNNRHEAEDVVQETFLRVYRNLDRYDDKQKFSTWIYRIGTNLCIDRLRKRRPTYSLDAEMNDQEGIDGYSMIPSDNVTPETELLLSETQRLIYEAIDSLPVKYRSVMILRYLQDLSLQEIGDVLDMPVTTIKTRVHRGREFLRKKLGPKL
- the ppc gene encoding phosphoenolpyruvate carboxylase, which encodes MTELTTAVSKSNSNNLLRRDVRFLGNILGEVLVHQGGNELLDIVEKIRETSKSLRSLFLPELHNEFKELISSLDPENRHQVIRAFAIYFQLVNIAEQNHRIRRKRDYERSAGETVQPGSIESAVQELRERDFSLEEVLEIMSGMSLELVMTAHPTEAMRRAILDIHKRISDDVMGLDNPTLTFREREQLREKLLNEVITLWQTDELRDRKPTVLDEVRNGMYYFHETIFEVLPDVYQELERCLSKYYPGQNWHVPTYLRFGSWIGGDRDGNPSVKASVTLQTLRLQRKLAIREYQRIMRELMQYLSFSTSIVNVTPELLESIEADRNIINLNRVDAWRNDNEPYRIKLSYMISKTQNVLDDEKKGTPERYASPAQFIDDLNVIDRSLRHHYADYVADTYIKKLIRQVELFGFHTSTLDVRQHSQEHENAMTEVLAKMNVTPDYSKLSEQEKIVLLEKLLNDPRPLTSPYQSYSEGTEECLAVYRAIYEAQEEYGKQCITSYLISMAEAASDILEVMVFSKEVGLFRKDNDGTVVCTLQAVPLFETIDDLHDAPQIMRTLLSMPIYRDAVSAMNDLQEIMLGYSDSNKDGGVVTANWELRVALKQITATADEFGIKLKFFHGRGGALGRGGMPLNRSILAQPASTIGGGIKITEQGEVISSRYSMKGIAYRSLEQATSALITAAIHARSPQADLYEAKWDEIIARISEVSLNKYQDLIFRDPDFLTYFKESTPLPEVGELNIGSRPSKRKNSERFEDLRAIPWVFAWTQSRYLLPAWYAAGTGLQSFYEGKEENMKIMQHMYANFSFFTTLIDTLQMAIAKADLVIAKEYAGMGKNEEARARIFGQIEAEFKLTSELILQITGQQDILDNVPVIQESIRLRNPYVDPLSYLQVQLLAELRALREVEGDDAELLREVLLTINGIAAGLRNTG